A genomic region of Conger conger chromosome 6, fConCon1.1, whole genome shotgun sequence contains the following coding sequences:
- the LOC133131720 gene encoding lysoplasmalogenase TMEM86A-like — MVSPVTVVKSEGPKLLPFLKASCLYFALWLPTSSPSWLSALVKCLPILCLWAFLLAHGTRFLLAQSAARRILAGLVFSALGDAFLVWQEEGYFSHGLLMFAVAHILYSSAFGMRPLNPHAGVAVGCVSVLSYTFLYPCLSHPFTYLVGVYVALIGFMGWRAMAGVQLANDLWKWTRLSACLGAGLFWVSDLTIAIDKFCFSVPYSRAIIMGTYYAAQMLIALSAVEGQDVEASRKRG, encoded by the exons ATGGtttcccctgtcacagtg GTGAAGAGTGAGGGCCCCAAGTTGCTGCCCTTCCTGAAGGCCAGCTGCCTGTACTTCGCCCTGTGGCTGCCCACCTCCAGCCCCTCCTGGCTCAGTGCGCTGGTCAAGTGCCTGCCCATCCTCTGCCTCTGGGCCTTCCTCCTCGCCCACGGCACCCGCTTCCTGCTGGCCCAGTCCGCCGCCCGCAGGATCTTGGCAGGCCTGGTCTTCTCTGCGCTGGGCGACGCGTTTCTGGTCTGGCAGGAGGAAGGCTACTTCAGTCACG GGCTGCTGATGTTCGCTGTGGCCCACATCCTGTACTCCTCTGCGTTTGGGATGCGACCCCTGAACCCACATGCGGGCGTGGCCGTGGGCTGTGTGTCCGTGCTCAGCTACACCTTCCTGTACCCCTGCCTCTCCCACCCCTTCACCTACCTGGTGGGCGTGTACGTGGCTCTCATCGGGTTCATGGGCTGGCGGGCCATGGCAGGGGTTCAGCTGGCCAATGACCTGTGGAAGTGGACCCGCCTGTCAGCCTGCCTGGGGGCGGGGCTCTTCTGGGTCTCTGACCTCACCATTGCCATCGACAAGTTCTGCTTCTCTGTGCCCTACTCCCGCGCCATTATCATGGGGACCTACTACGCCGCACAGATGCTGATCGCCCTGTCTGCTGTGGAGGGCCAGGACGTGGAGGCATCGCGGAAGAGGGGGTGA